One genomic segment of Microbacterium maritypicum includes these proteins:
- the paaK gene encoding phenylacetate--CoA ligase PaaK: MTTATSSRVRPPAAAELDAEERMGRDEIAALQLARLQQTVRHAYANVPLYTRKLDEAGVRPEDIRTLDDVQLLPFTTKEDLRETYPFGMFAVPMSDVARIHASSGTTGRPTVVGYTRGDLDRWASLVARSLRASGIRRGMKVHNAYGYGLFTGGLGAHAGIEALGATAIPMSGGQTARQVQLILDFEPDAILCTPSYLLTIADAMAAQGVDPRSTSLKVAVLGAEPWSNEMRHELEQRLGIDALDIYGLSEVMGPGVGNECLETKDGPHLWEDHFLPEIIDGDSGAALPDGELGELVFTSLTKEAFPVIRYRTRDLTRLLPGTARPGMRRMEKITGRNDDMIILRGVNLFPTQIEELVLGIEQLTPHFILELSKEGRMDTLKVRIERHPDLSVETCQSAAEVLAQRIKIFVGSTVAVQLAEPGTLPRSEGKYKRVYDLR, from the coding sequence ATGACGACCGCAACATCCTCCCGTGTCCGCCCGCCCGCAGCCGCCGAGCTCGATGCCGAAGAGCGCATGGGTCGCGACGAGATCGCCGCGCTCCAGCTCGCCCGACTGCAGCAGACCGTGCGCCACGCCTACGCGAACGTGCCTCTCTACACGCGCAAACTCGATGAGGCGGGTGTGCGTCCGGAAGACATCCGCACCCTCGACGACGTGCAGCTGCTGCCCTTCACGACCAAGGAGGATCTGCGCGAGACCTACCCGTTCGGGATGTTCGCGGTGCCGATGTCCGACGTCGCCCGCATCCACGCCTCCAGCGGCACCACAGGGCGACCCACGGTCGTCGGGTACACGCGGGGCGACCTCGACAGGTGGGCTTCGCTGGTGGCGCGCTCGCTGCGTGCGAGCGGGATCCGCCGCGGGATGAAGGTGCACAACGCCTACGGTTACGGGCTGTTCACCGGCGGTCTCGGCGCGCACGCGGGCATCGAAGCGCTCGGAGCGACCGCCATCCCCATGTCCGGCGGCCAGACCGCCCGCCAGGTGCAGCTCATCCTCGACTTCGAGCCGGATGCGATCCTGTGCACGCCGAGCTACCTCCTCACGATCGCCGACGCGATGGCTGCGCAGGGCGTCGACCCGCGCTCCACGTCGTTGAAGGTCGCGGTGCTGGGCGCCGAGCCGTGGTCGAACGAGATGCGTCACGAGCTCGAACAGCGTCTGGGGATCGACGCCCTCGACATCTACGGGCTTAGCGAGGTCATGGGGCCGGGGGTGGGCAATGAGTGCCTCGAGACCAAGGACGGTCCGCATCTGTGGGAGGACCACTTCCTGCCGGAGATCATCGACGGGGACAGCGGGGCGGCGCTGCCGGACGGCGAACTCGGCGAGCTCGTCTTCACCTCCCTCACCAAGGAGGCGTTCCCCGTGATCCGCTATCGCACCCGCGATCTCACCCGACTGCTGCCGGGGACCGCGCGTCCGGGGATGCGACGGATGGAGAAGATCACCGGTCGCAACGACGACATGATCATCCTGCGCGGTGTGAACCTGTTCCCCACGCAGATCGAGGAGCTGGTCCTGGGGATCGAGCAGCTGACCCCACACTTCATCCTCGAGCTGTCGAAGGAAGGACGGATGGACACGCTGAAGGTGCGGATCGAGCGCCATCCCGACCTGTCCGTGGAGACCTGCCAGAGCGCGGCGGAGGTGCTCGCGCAGCGGATCAAGATCTTCGTGGGATCGACCGTCGCGGTTCAGCTCGCCGAGCCGGGGACGCTGCCTCGGAGCGAGGGGAAGTACAAGCGGGTGTACGACCTGCGGTGA
- a CDS encoding TetR/AcrR family transcriptional regulator — protein sequence MSEMQSTRRGRPGYDQQGILGVAVAAFNEYGYDATSIGMLAERLGLSKSAIYHHFGSKDEILDLALDAALSGLEAVVENPLPESAQGPAAPSAVDRLEHVLRGAVRVLVDQLPAVTLLLRVRGNTDVERKALIRRRAFDRRITALVSEAQSEGALRADIDASVVARLVFGMINSIVEWYRPGGREGADRLADDVVALALDGLRTRGEAGAAAV from the coding sequence ATGTCCGAGATGCAGAGCACACGACGAGGCCGCCCCGGGTACGACCAGCAGGGGATCCTCGGTGTCGCCGTCGCCGCCTTCAACGAATACGGGTACGACGCCACGTCGATCGGCATGCTCGCCGAGCGGCTCGGTCTGTCGAAGTCGGCGATCTACCATCACTTCGGCTCGAAGGATGAGATCCTCGACCTGGCTCTCGACGCGGCCCTGAGCGGCCTCGAGGCCGTCGTGGAGAACCCGCTTCCCGAATCGGCCCAGGGGCCGGCTGCACCCAGCGCTGTCGACAGGCTCGAGCACGTGCTCCGCGGCGCCGTCCGTGTGCTCGTCGACCAGCTGCCGGCCGTGACGCTGCTGCTGCGCGTGCGGGGGAACACCGATGTCGAGCGCAAGGCGCTGATCCGCAGGCGGGCCTTCGACCGTCGGATCACCGCGCTCGTGTCGGAGGCGCAGAGCGAAGGCGCGCTGCGGGCCGACATCGATGCGAGCGTCGTCGCGCGACTCGTGTTCGGGATGATCAACTCGATCGTCGAGTGGTACCGCCCCGGCGGACGCGAGGGCGCCGACCGTCTCGCCGACGATGTGGTCGCCCTCGCTCTCGACGGGCTGCGCACACGCGGTGAGGCCGGAGCCGCGGCCGTCTGA
- the paaZ gene encoding phenylacetic acid degradation bifunctional protein PaaZ, which produces MTEILPSYVEGEWWTPASAARATEVRDASTGEVVARVSTDGLDLGAALDHARTVGQASLGELTFHQRAVRLKQLALALTERKAELYALSSRTGATTQDSWVDIDGGIGVLFAYSSKGRRELPNAKVYVDGGVENLAKDGSFLGRHIYTRLRGVAVQINAFNFPVWGALEKFAPAFLAGVPTLVKPATPTGYLAEAMVRVMVESGLLPAGSLQLVSGSVPDLFDELRLGDLVAFTGSASTAEQLRAHECVQTGGVRFTSETDSINASILGTDAVAGTPEFDAYIKQLVAEMTTKAGQKCTAIRRAIVPTAAVDDVIAAVRERLSARVVLGDPRAEGVTMGPLASTAQREEVLRQVGRLQAGGGELVIGTTDAPIVRHVDGSEGPAPDGAFVAPMLLRFPDAQSPAVNEIEAFGPVSSIIGYRTLDEASALVARGGGSLVTSVATHDPEVAVALATGMAAYNGRVLFLDRDDARSSTGHGSPLPNLVHGGPGRAGGGEELGGIRAVLHHMQRTAVQGSPTMMTALTGVWHQGAAARPYEQDGGVHPFRKSLAELHVGDQVRSGSRTVTLDDIETFAAFTGDTFYAHMDETAASANPFFPGRVAHGYLLVSWAAGLFVDPAPGPVLANSGLENLRFVTPVSPGDDIRVELTAKQITPRETDEYGEVRWDAVLKNQHDDIVATYDVLTLVAKEQAAA; this is translated from the coding sequence ATGACCGAGATCCTCCCCAGCTACGTCGAGGGAGAGTGGTGGACGCCGGCGTCCGCGGCTCGGGCCACCGAGGTGCGTGATGCCTCGACGGGAGAGGTCGTGGCCCGCGTCTCGACCGACGGACTCGACCTGGGTGCCGCGCTCGACCACGCCCGCACGGTCGGGCAGGCGTCGCTCGGGGAGCTCACGTTCCACCAGCGCGCCGTGCGGCTCAAGCAGCTCGCCCTCGCCCTCACCGAACGCAAGGCCGAGCTGTACGCGCTCTCCAGCCGCACCGGCGCCACGACACAGGACTCGTGGGTGGACATCGACGGTGGGATCGGTGTGCTGTTCGCGTACTCCAGCAAGGGCCGTCGCGAGCTGCCCAACGCCAAGGTCTACGTCGACGGCGGCGTGGAGAACCTCGCCAAGGACGGCTCCTTCCTCGGCCGCCACATCTACACGCGACTGCGGGGCGTGGCGGTGCAGATCAACGCCTTCAACTTCCCGGTCTGGGGGGCGCTGGAGAAGTTCGCTCCCGCATTCCTCGCCGGCGTCCCCACCCTGGTGAAGCCGGCGACCCCGACCGGGTATCTCGCCGAGGCGATGGTGCGCGTGATGGTCGAGTCCGGTCTGCTCCCCGCGGGCTCGCTGCAGCTCGTCTCCGGCAGCGTGCCCGATCTCTTCGACGAGCTGCGGCTCGGCGACCTCGTGGCCTTCACCGGTTCGGCGTCGACAGCAGAGCAGCTGCGCGCGCACGAGTGCGTGCAGACGGGAGGCGTGCGCTTCACGAGCGAGACCGACTCGATCAACGCCTCGATCCTCGGGACGGATGCCGTCGCCGGCACGCCCGAGTTCGATGCCTACATCAAGCAGCTCGTCGCCGAGATGACCACGAAGGCCGGGCAGAAGTGCACGGCCATCCGTCGCGCGATCGTGCCGACGGCTGCCGTCGACGACGTCATCGCCGCGGTCCGCGAGCGGCTGTCCGCGCGGGTCGTCCTCGGCGATCCGCGCGCCGAGGGGGTCACGATGGGTCCGCTCGCCTCGACCGCACAGCGCGAAGAGGTGCTGCGTCAGGTGGGGCGCCTGCAGGCCGGCGGCGGAGAACTCGTGATCGGTACGACCGACGCCCCGATCGTGCGTCACGTCGACGGCAGCGAAGGACCCGCCCCCGATGGCGCCTTCGTCGCACCGATGCTGCTGCGATTCCCCGACGCCCAGAGCCCGGCGGTCAACGAGATCGAGGCGTTCGGCCCGGTGTCGAGCATCATCGGCTACCGCACCCTCGACGAGGCGAGCGCCCTGGTGGCACGCGGCGGCGGCTCGCTCGTGACGAGTGTGGCCACGCACGACCCCGAGGTCGCGGTCGCGCTCGCGACGGGCATGGCCGCCTACAACGGACGCGTGCTCTTCCTGGACCGCGATGATGCCCGCAGCTCGACCGGACACGGCTCCCCGCTCCCGAACCTCGTGCACGGCGGCCCAGGCCGCGCGGGCGGAGGCGAGGAGCTCGGCGGCATCCGCGCGGTGCTGCATCACATGCAGCGCACGGCCGTGCAGGGTTCTCCGACGATGATGACCGCCCTCACCGGCGTCTGGCATCAGGGCGCGGCCGCGCGCCCCTACGAGCAGGACGGCGGCGTGCATCCGTTCCGCAAGTCTCTGGCCGAGCTCCACGTGGGCGATCAGGTCAGAAGCGGCTCGCGCACCGTGACCCTCGACGACATCGAGACGTTCGCGGCGTTCACCGGCGACACGTTCTATGCGCACATGGATGAGACCGCAGCCTCCGCGAACCCGTTCTTCCCCGGACGCGTCGCGCACGGGTATCTGCTGGTGTCGTGGGCTGCGGGTCTCTTCGTCGACCCGGCGCCCGGTCCCGTGCTGGCGAACTCCGGGCTGGAGAACCTGAGGTTCGTGACGCCGGTCTCCCCCGGCGACGACATCCGTGTGGAGCTCACCGCGAAGCAGATCACCCCGCGCGAGACCGACGAGTACGGAGAGGTGCGCTGGGACGCCGTGCTGAAGAATCAGCACGATGACATCGTGGCCACCTACGACGTGCTCACGCTGGTCGCGAAGGAGCAGGCGGCGGCGTAG
- a CDS encoding 3-hydroxyacyl-CoA dehydrogenase family protein — protein MTETSSLAPGHVGVLGGGRMGAGIAHAFLLAGSRVTVVERDADAAQAAAARVLESVDSSIARGTALAPVEEYRERLATGTDAALFAPCTLVVEAVPEDLALKIDALRRVEAHVASDAVIASNTSSISIDELAAVLDRPSHLLGMHFFNPVPASTLVEIVRGASTAPPLVDSARGWVAALGKTPIVVADAPGFASSRLGVALGLEAIRMLEEGVASAEDIDTAMTLGYKHPVGPLRLTDIVGLDVRLGIAEYLAAHLGERFEPPALLRRLVAEGHLGRKSGRGFYEWDAS, from the coding sequence ATGACCGAGACCAGTTCCCTCGCCCCTGGGCACGTGGGCGTGCTCGGCGGCGGACGGATGGGCGCCGGCATCGCCCACGCGTTCCTGCTCGCCGGTTCCCGGGTCACCGTCGTCGAGCGCGATGCCGACGCCGCACAGGCGGCCGCCGCCCGTGTGCTCGAGTCGGTCGACTCGTCGATCGCCAGAGGCACGGCGCTCGCACCCGTCGAGGAGTATCGGGAGCGTCTCGCGACGGGCACGGATGCCGCGCTGTTCGCCCCGTGCACCCTCGTCGTCGAGGCGGTGCCCGAGGACCTCGCGCTCAAGATCGATGCGCTCCGCCGTGTCGAAGCACACGTCGCCTCCGACGCCGTGATCGCCTCGAACACCTCCTCCATCTCGATCGATGAGCTGGCCGCGGTGCTCGATCGCCCCTCGCACCTGCTCGGCATGCACTTCTTCAACCCGGTGCCCGCCTCCACGCTCGTCGAGATCGTGCGCGGAGCGAGCACCGCTCCCCCGCTCGTCGACTCCGCCCGCGGCTGGGTCGCCGCCCTCGGCAAGACGCCGATCGTCGTCGCCGATGCTCCCGGGTTCGCGTCGTCCCGGCTCGGTGTCGCGCTCGGACTCGAGGCGATCCGCATGCTCGAGGAGGGCGTCGCCTCCGCCGAAGACATCGACACGGCGATGACGCTCGGATACAAGCATCCGGTCGGACCGCTCCGACTCACCGACATCGTCGGACTCGACGTGCGGCTGGGCATCGCCGAGTACCTCGCCGCCCATCTGGGTGAGCGCTTCGAACCTCCGGCTCTGCTGCGTCGCCTGGTCGCCGAGGGCCACCTCGGCCGCAAGAGCGGACGCGGCTTCTACGAATGGGACGCCTCATGA
- a CDS encoding enoyl-CoA hydratase/isomerase family protein, which produces MSEPSPAGDPLLVESHGDRVVATLHRPHKRNAIDQATIDALHALCAELEAAPRPLILTGAGGVFAAGADIAELRERRAADALRGINAHAFIRLAELPMPVIAAIDGYALGGGAELAYAADIRIATPSIAIGNPETGLGILAAAGAGWRLKEIVGDARAIELLLTGRTVKAEEALRIGLVSATHEPADLLPAAHAIVDRIVRNDPAATIATKRVFRAPRDHHPAVDLEAQAELFESPEKFRRMTDFLERRDR; this is translated from the coding sequence ATGTCGGAACCCTCGCCCGCCGGCGATCCCCTCCTCGTCGAGAGCCACGGCGACCGTGTGGTCGCGACGCTCCATCGTCCGCACAAGCGCAACGCGATCGACCAGGCCACCATCGATGCGCTGCACGCGCTGTGCGCCGAGCTCGAAGCCGCACCGCGCCCCTTGATCCTCACCGGCGCCGGCGGCGTGTTCGCGGCTGGGGCCGACATCGCCGAGCTGCGCGAGCGCCGCGCGGCCGACGCACTGCGCGGTATCAACGCTCACGCGTTCATCCGCCTCGCCGAACTGCCCATGCCGGTCATCGCGGCGATCGACGGATATGCGCTCGGGGGCGGAGCCGAACTCGCCTATGCCGCCGACATCCGCATCGCGACCCCGTCCATCGCCATCGGCAACCCCGAGACCGGACTGGGCATCCTCGCCGCGGCAGGAGCCGGATGGCGGCTGAAGGAGATCGTCGGAGATGCCAGGGCGATCGAGCTGCTACTCACCGGTCGCACCGTGAAGGCCGAGGAGGCGCTGCGCATCGGACTCGTCTCGGCGACCCACGAGCCGGCGGACCTGCTGCCGGCCGCGCACGCCATCGTCGATCGCATCGTCCGGAACGACCCGGCAGCCACCATCGCGACCAAGCGCGTGTTCCGCGCGCCTCGTGACCACCACCCCGCCGTCGACCTGGAGGCACAGGCCGAGCTGTTCGAGAGCCCGGAGAAATTCCGACGGATGACCGACTTCCTGGAGCGGAGAGACCGATGA
- a CDS encoding acetyl-CoA C-acyltransferase — protein sequence MTEAYLVGGVRTPVGRYGGALASVRPDDLASIVVREAALRTGIDPLQVEIDEVILGAANQAGEDNRNVARMAVLLAGLPDSVPGITVNRLCASGMSAVTMAAQAVRAGDADVILAGGVESMTRAPWVQAKPEKAWAKPGAAFDTSIGWRFPNPRLLAREKATFSMPETAEEVARVDGISRDEADAFALRSQERAAAAIAGGRFEAEIVGVPVGSGEVTVDEGPRPETTLEGLARLRPVVAGGQVVTAGNSSALNDGASAIVVASAAAVERYGLVPRARIVAGTSAGLAPEVMGLGPVPATQKALRRAGLSIDDIGSIELNEAFATQSIACIRRLGLDESRVNADGGAIALGHPLGSSGSRLLVTLLGRMEREGSRYGLATMCVGVGQGAALIVEKV from the coding sequence ATGACCGAGGCATACCTCGTGGGAGGCGTACGCACCCCGGTCGGACGCTACGGTGGCGCGCTCGCCTCCGTCCGCCCGGACGACCTCGCATCGATCGTCGTGCGCGAAGCGGCGCTGCGCACCGGAATCGACCCGCTGCAGGTCGAGATCGACGAGGTCATCCTCGGTGCCGCCAACCAGGCGGGCGAGGACAACCGCAACGTCGCCAGGATGGCGGTGCTGCTCGCGGGGCTTCCCGACAGCGTCCCCGGAATCACGGTCAACCGGCTCTGCGCCTCGGGGATGTCCGCCGTCACGATGGCGGCGCAGGCCGTCCGCGCCGGCGACGCCGATGTGATCCTCGCCGGCGGAGTCGAGTCGATGACCCGCGCGCCCTGGGTGCAGGCCAAGCCGGAGAAGGCCTGGGCGAAGCCCGGTGCCGCGTTCGACACCTCGATCGGCTGGCGCTTCCCGAATCCGCGCCTTCTGGCGCGCGAGAAGGCGACGTTCTCGATGCCGGAGACGGCGGAGGAGGTCGCCCGCGTCGACGGCATCAGCCGCGACGAGGCGGATGCCTTCGCGCTGCGCTCGCAGGAGCGCGCCGCCGCGGCGATCGCGGGCGGGCGGTTCGAGGCGGAGATCGTCGGCGTGCCCGTCGGCTCCGGCGAGGTCACGGTCGACGAGGGTCCGCGGCCGGAGACGACGCTCGAGGGCCTCGCGCGGCTGCGACCCGTCGTGGCCGGCGGTCAGGTCGTCACCGCGGGCAACTCCAGCGCCCTCAACGACGGTGCCTCCGCGATCGTGGTGGCGAGCGCTGCGGCAGTCGAGCGCTACGGTCTGGTGCCGCGTGCCCGCATCGTGGCCGGCACCAGTGCGGGCCTCGCGCCCGAGGTCATGGGCCTCGGTCCGGTTCCCGCGACTCAGAAGGCGCTGCGACGGGCGGGCCTCTCGATCGACGACATCGGCTCGATCGAGCTCAACGAGGCCTTCGCCACGCAGTCCATCGCCTGCATCCGACGGCTCGGCCTCGACGAATCGCGCGTGAACGCCGACGGTGGAGCCATCGCCCTGGGCCACCCTCTCGGTTCGTCCGGGTCCCGGCTGCTGGTCACCCTCCTCGGCCGCATGGAACGCGAGGGGTCGCGCTACGGCCTGGCCACCATGTGCGTCGGCGTCGGACAGGGCGCCGCCCTGATCGTGGAGAAGGTGTGA
- a CDS encoding MFS transporter — protein MTSAVSDRTSSARMPAEERRVLAGTLVGTSIEWYDFFIYAQAAGLVLAPLFLAPIAQESPGFAQVLSFATIGISFLFRPLGAIVAGHLGDKLGRKKMLVLTLIMMGLSTSLIGILPTYAAIGVAAPILLILLRIVQGFSAGGEWGGAALMAVEHAPSNRRGLFGAFPQIGVPVGMILATSTLWVLTSSMSPEAFLEWGWRIPFLLSIVLIAVGYVIRRAVDESPVFEDLRRRRKEASAPLSRLFRQNTKQVVLTAIIFIANNAAGYLLIAFFATYAVATLGMERPPVLLATTLASFGWLIFTLWGGHLSDRLGRIRTFQIGYVALALWAVPMWFLIDTANILWYFVALFVMTFALGLSYGPQAALYAEMFPANVRYSGVSIGYALGAILGGAFAPMIAEALMNQFHAAWTIGAYIAVAAVISLIGVSLVKETKGVDLLT, from the coding sequence ATGACGTCAGCAGTCTCCGACCGCACCTCGTCCGCACGGATGCCCGCCGAAGAACGGCGGGTGCTCGCCGGCACCCTCGTGGGCACCTCGATCGAGTGGTACGACTTCTTCATCTACGCCCAGGCCGCGGGATTGGTGCTCGCACCGCTGTTCCTGGCCCCGATCGCCCAGGAGAGCCCCGGCTTCGCCCAGGTCCTCTCGTTCGCGACCATCGGCATCTCCTTCCTCTTCCGCCCCCTCGGCGCGATCGTCGCCGGCCACCTCGGCGACAAGCTCGGGCGCAAGAAGATGCTCGTGCTCACCCTCATCATGATGGGGCTGTCCACATCGCTCATCGGCATCCTGCCGACCTACGCCGCGATCGGCGTCGCCGCGCCCATCCTGCTGATCCTGCTCCGCATCGTGCAGGGATTCTCCGCGGGCGGCGAGTGGGGCGGAGCCGCACTGATGGCGGTCGAGCATGCGCCGAGCAACCGACGAGGACTCTTCGGCGCGTTCCCGCAGATCGGTGTCCCCGTCGGCATGATCCTCGCCACCTCGACGCTGTGGGTGCTCACCAGCTCGATGTCGCCGGAGGCCTTCCTCGAGTGGGGCTGGCGCATCCCGTTCCTGCTCTCGATCGTGCTCATCGCGGTCGGCTACGTGATCCGCCGCGCCGTCGACGAGAGCCCGGTCTTCGAGGATCTGCGACGTCGCCGCAAGGAGGCATCCGCTCCGCTGAGCCGCCTGTTCCGCCAGAACACCAAGCAGGTGGTCCTGACCGCGATCATCTTCATCGCCAACAACGCGGCGGGCTACCTGCTCATCGCGTTCTTCGCGACCTACGCCGTCGCGACGCTCGGCATGGAGCGTCCTCCGGTTCTGCTGGCGACGACGCTCGCCTCGTTCGGATGGCTCATCTTCACCCTCTGGGGAGGACACCTCTCCGATCGACTCGGTCGCATCCGCACCTTCCAGATCGGGTACGTCGCACTCGCCCTGTGGGCGGTGCCGATGTGGTTCCTGATCGATACCGCGAACATCCTCTGGTACTTCGTGGCGTTGTTCGTGATGACGTTCGCGCTCGGTCTCTCCTACGGGCCCCAGGCCGCGCTCTACGCCGAGATGTTCCCCGCGAACGTGCGCTACTCGGGAGTATCCATCGGCTACGCCCTCGGCGCGATCCTCGGCGGGGCGTTCGCGCCGATGATCGCCGAAGCCCTGATGAACCAGTTCCACGCGGCCTGGACGATCGGCGCCTACATCGCGGTCGCCGCGGTGATCTCGCTCATCGGGGTCTCCCTCGTCAAGGAGACCAAGGGCGTCGATCTGCTCACGTGA
- a CDS encoding dihydrolipoamide acetyltransferase family protein, which produces MSTPLKPHAGAQVFRLPDLGEGLTEAGLVQWLVAVGDTITTDQPIAEVETAKSIVELPSPFAGVVTALHGTAGDTIDVGAPVLEVADPLTSPAPSAPSPGAQPEHEAYREEERAGSGNVLIGYGTTARTAKGRRRPSAASVSAPREQVSPAAPAASHAAPRTSEASAPSGPADRRPVAVRSPLVRRLARDLGLDVHAITATGADGAITRADVLRAAVDSAVDGAAAHHAGTTGPRTGETVDGLGVRARERMSPLRRAVSAKLTRSRSEIPEATVWVDVDATALWDLRGQMAPEGGKAPSLTALLARFVLLALEDHPLLASRLSESGDEIISFDGVNLGIAADTERGLLVPVLPRAHELTVAQLDTALRELTVTARSGTMPPERLRGSTFTLNNYGGLGVDGSAAIINHPDVAILGIGRIIERPWVVDGAIVARRIVQVSLAFDHRVCDGGYAAGFLRRVTELIEHPLRAFGRV; this is translated from the coding sequence ATGAGCACTCCGCTGAAGCCGCATGCGGGCGCCCAGGTGTTCCGGCTCCCCGACCTCGGTGAGGGCCTGACCGAAGCGGGCCTCGTGCAGTGGCTCGTCGCCGTGGGCGACACCATCACGACCGATCAGCCGATCGCCGAGGTCGAGACCGCGAAGAGCATCGTCGAGCTGCCGTCGCCCTTCGCCGGGGTTGTCACCGCGCTGCACGGCACCGCCGGCGACACGATCGACGTCGGCGCCCCGGTGCTCGAAGTGGCCGATCCCCTGACATCGCCGGCGCCGTCCGCCCCGTCTCCTGGGGCCCAGCCCGAGCACGAGGCGTACCGCGAGGAGGAGCGCGCGGGTTCCGGGAACGTCCTCATCGGCTATGGAACGACCGCGCGCACCGCGAAGGGACGACGACGCCCGTCCGCCGCCTCGGTGTCCGCGCCGCGCGAGCAGGTGTCGCCGGCGGCGCCGGCGGCGTCGCATGCCGCGCCCCGCACCTCCGAGGCTTCCGCGCCTTCGGGCCCGGCCGATCGCCGCCCGGTCGCCGTCCGCTCCCCGCTCGTGCGTCGACTCGCCAGGGATCTCGGTCTCGACGTGCACGCGATCACCGCGACCGGCGCCGACGGCGCCATCACCCGTGCCGACGTGCTGCGAGCCGCCGTGGACAGCGCCGTCGACGGCGCCGCCGCCCACCACGCCGGCACCACAGGACCTCGAACCGGCGAGACCGTGGACGGGCTCGGGGTGCGCGCCCGCGAACGGATGTCTCCCCTGCGCCGGGCCGTCAGCGCCAAGCTCACCCGCAGCAGGTCCGAGATCCCCGAGGCCACCGTCTGGGTCGACGTCGACGCCACGGCCCTGTGGGACCTGCGCGGGCAGATGGCCCCCGAGGGTGGGAAGGCGCCGTCCCTGACCGCACTCCTCGCCCGCTTCGTGCTGCTCGCGCTGGAGGACCATCCTCTGCTGGCGTCGCGGCTGAGCGAGAGCGGAGACGAGATCATCTCCTTCGACGGCGTGAACCTCGGGATCGCCGCGGATACGGAACGGGGGCTCCTGGTGCCGGTGCTCCCCCGCGCCCACGAGCTCACCGTGGCACAGCTCGACACGGCGCTGCGCGAACTCACCGTCACGGCGCGCTCCGGCACCATGCCGCCGGAGCGCCTGCGCGGGTCGACCTTCACGCTCAACAACTACGGAGGCCTGGGCGTCGACGGCTCGGCCGCGATCATCAACCACCCCGATGTGGCGATCCTCGGCATCGGTCGGATCATCGAGCGTCCGTGGGTGGTCGACGGGGCGATCGTGGCTCGACGGATCGTCCAGGTCTCGCTCGCGTTCGACCACCGCGTGTGCGACGGCGGCTACGCTGCCGGCTTCCTGCGGCGGGTGACCGAACTCATCGAGCACCCCCTGCGAGCGTTCGGGAGGGTCTGA
- a CDS encoding alpha-ketoacid dehydrogenase subunit beta, translated as MTIAQDDTRTETASGTTTMTMAAALNRALADAIESDPDVVVFGEDVGALGGVFRITDGLTARFGEERCFDTPLAESGIVGTAVGMAMNGLRPVVEMQFDAFALPAFEQVVSHVAKLGNRTRGGMRMPLVIRIPFGGGIGGVEHHCDSSEAYYAHTPGLTVVSPSTPQDAYSLLRAAIASPDPVIFLEPKKLYWAKGEVDTSITAELGTARIARDGTDVTLLAYGASVPLALEAAEVAAAEGRSVQVVDVRSLSPFDDATVTAAVKSTGRAVVIAEAPGYVSVASEIQARVFERCFEYLAAPVRRVTGFDTPYAPPKLEHWYLPDVDRVLDAIDTLHWEDEA; from the coding sequence ATGACGATCGCACAGGACGACACCCGCACCGAGACCGCGTCCGGCACGACGACGATGACGATGGCGGCCGCGCTCAACAGAGCGCTGGCCGACGCCATCGAGTCCGATCCGGATGTCGTGGTCTTCGGCGAGGACGTGGGCGCGCTGGGCGGCGTCTTCCGCATCACCGACGGACTCACCGCGCGCTTCGGCGAAGAGCGCTGCTTCGACACCCCGCTCGCGGAATCCGGCATCGTCGGCACCGCCGTCGGCATGGCCATGAACGGTCTGCGTCCCGTGGTGGAGATGCAGTTCGACGCGTTCGCGCTCCCCGCGTTCGAGCAGGTCGTCAGCCATGTCGCCAAGCTCGGCAACCGCACCCGCGGCGGTATGCGGATGCCTCTGGTGATCCGCATCCCGTTCGGCGGCGGCATCGGCGGTGTCGAGCATCACTGCGACTCGTCCGAGGCCTATTACGCGCACACGCCGGGCCTGACCGTCGTCAGCCCGTCCACGCCGCAGGATGCCTACTCCCTGCTGCGTGCGGCCATCGCCTCCCCCGACCCTGTGATCTTCCTCGAGCCCAAGAAGCTCTACTGGGCCAAGGGCGAGGTCGACACCTCGATCACGGCGGAGCTGGGAACAGCACGCATCGCCCGCGACGGCACGGATGTGACGCTTCTGGCCTACGGAGCCTCCGTGCCTCTGGCGCTCGAAGCGGCCGAGGTCGCCGCCGCCGAAGGACGCAGCGTGCAGGTCGTCGACGTCCGCTCGCTCTCGCCGTTCGATGACGCCACCGTGACGGCCGCCGTGAAGTCGACCGGTCGCGCCGTCGTGATCGCCGAGGCGCCGGGCTACGTGAGTGTGGCGTCCGAGATCCAGGCCAGGGTGTTCGAGCGCTGCTTCGAGTACCTCGCCGCTCCCGTACGACGGGTGACGGGCTTCGACACCCCCTACGCCCCTCCGAAGCTCGAGCACTGGTACCTCCCCGACGTCGACCGCGTGCTCGACGCGATCGACACGCTGCACTGGGAGGACGAGGCATGA